In Actinotignum schaalii, the sequence CGAGGCCAGCCAGAGTCACGGCCGGCCCGGCCATGGACGTTCCCGTTTTCACGAGCCGCTCGCGCGGCGTGGGCGTTGTTGTGGGGGTAGGAGTTTGAGAGGGCGTCGGCGTTGCTGTCGGAGTAGGAGGCGTGGTTGCCGGCGGCGTGGTTGCCGGAACCGACGGGGTCGGGGTCGGCGTGGGAGTGGGCGGCACGATTGAGTTCGTCACCACGAATCCATCCGTCATATTGCCCGTCACGGCCGACTTATACCCTTCAACGGCGACTTCCGCGATCTCGTAATTAATGAGATAGCCGTCCGCGCATTTATCCACTTCAGCGAAGGTGGCCGTCCAGCCTTCCGCTTCGCCAACAGTCTTACGAGCGACTTCCTTTCCGTCACCGAGCAGAACGAAAGTGATGTTCTCCGGGCGGGTCTGCTTGGCATTATCGTTATCCTGCCAGGCCTTCGTTGCCGAGACATCAGTCGCCAAGGTATTCGTGAACTTGAGGGTGCCATCCGGATTCATGCCCACATCACTGCGGTACCCGGGCGTGGGAATTTCGGTGATATTGTATTCAACTT encodes:
- a CDS encoding Cna B-type domain-containing protein, with the protein product MTYMRKLGAATGALLLALLGIASSAQAQPADNPAARIECPAKEHPDFITLELWGTQFTRDAEGNLLTDVPKETIKYAVFKVYQDRSEQIWINPRYEASKDQFVVINYPSTVDDWNFTFSVPKYELAGPTWRDNEVEYNITEIPTPGYRSDVGMNPDGTLKFTNTLATDVSATKAWQDNDNAKQTRPENITFVLLGDGKEVARKTVGEAEGWTATFAEVDKCADGYLINYEIAEVAVEGYKSAVTGNMTDGFVVTNSIVPPTPTPTPTPSVPATTPPATTPPTPTATPTPSQTPTPTTTPTPRERLVKTGTSMAGPAVTLAGLACLAAGGVMVVRRRS